Proteins from a single region of Mucilaginibacter daejeonensis:
- a CDS encoding DinB family protein, with protein sequence MKQHFLKLLGYDRYANLLMLESIFKADQPAKAVQLMAHLLSAQQVWYSRAVEDGAPMQELWPDQQAVQFNYLIEVNFEKWSNFLNGPMGTDLSRKVSYANSKGDHFSTSLEDILSHMLNHGTHHRAQIGQVLKQSGLTKLPVTDLIYYLRSKDQ encoded by the coding sequence ATGAAACAACACTTTTTAAAACTCCTAGGATACGACCGCTATGCTAACCTGTTGATGCTGGAAAGCATTTTTAAAGCCGACCAACCAGCAAAGGCCGTACAACTGATGGCACATTTGTTATCGGCACAGCAGGTTTGGTACTCACGTGCTGTAGAAGATGGCGCACCCATGCAGGAACTATGGCCCGACCAGCAGGCCGTACAGTTCAATTATCTGATCGAGGTCAATTTTGAAAAGTGGAGCAACTTCTTAAATGGTCCCATGGGCACGGACCTCTCCCGCAAGGTAAGCTACGCCAACTCAAAAGGAGATCACTTTAGTACCAGTTTGGAAGATATCCTGTCGCACATGCTTAATCACGGCACGCATCACAGGGCACAGATCGGTCAGGTGTTGAAGCAAAGCGGCCTGACAAAGTTGCCCGTTACCGACCTGATCTATTATCTGCGCAGCAAAGATCAATAA
- the lysA gene encoding diaminopimelate decarboxylase, producing the protein MFSPDIITKFQQHETPFYYYDLDLLQRTLKACTNAADNYGYHVHYALKANFNPKVLQTVQAAGLGADCVSGNEVLAAIEHGFDRNKVVFAGVGKSDKEINAALDADIFCFNVESVQEMEVINDLAAAKGKTARVAIRINPNVDAHTHHNITTGLEENKFGINTWQLDDVVFTLGNCKNLEFLGVHFHVGSQITNLDVFEKLCVRVNELHEWFEAKGLFIKVLNVGGGLGVDYYNPDKDPICDFAGYFKIFKDHLVVKEGQEVHFELGRALVAQSASLISRVLYVKNGQKKNFLILDAGMTELIRPMLYEAYHHIQNLTKGDNDATVIYDVVGPICESTDRFRTDVALPRSHRGDLIAVRTAGAYGEVMASGYNLRDRVQSVYNDID; encoded by the coding sequence ATGTTCTCACCTGATATCATCACTAAATTCCAACAACACGAAACCCCGTTCTACTACTACGACCTTGATCTGCTACAGCGTACGCTAAAGGCTTGTACCAATGCCGCCGACAATTACGGCTACCATGTGCACTACGCCTTAAAGGCTAACTTTAACCCAAAGGTGTTGCAGACCGTTCAAGCGGCCGGACTGGGTGCTGATTGCGTCAGCGGGAATGAGGTACTGGCCGCCATTGAGCATGGGTTCGACCGTAATAAAGTGGTGTTCGCAGGGGTCGGCAAATCTGACAAAGAGATCAACGCCGCGCTGGATGCCGATATCTTTTGCTTCAATGTGGAGTCGGTGCAGGAAATGGAGGTGATCAATGACCTTGCCGCTGCCAAAGGCAAAACGGCACGAGTGGCCATCCGCATCAACCCAAATGTTGACGCGCATACACATCATAACATCACCACCGGTTTGGAAGAAAATAAATTCGGCATCAATACCTGGCAACTGGATGATGTGGTATTTACCTTGGGCAATTGTAAGAACCTGGAGTTTTTGGGTGTCCACTTCCATGTAGGATCCCAGATCACCAACCTGGACGTGTTCGAAAAGCTTTGCGTACGGGTTAACGAATTGCACGAATGGTTCGAGGCCAAAGGCTTATTCATTAAAGTGCTGAACGTAGGGGGCGGACTTGGTGTGGACTATTACAACCCTGACAAAGACCCCATCTGCGATTTTGCTGGATACTTTAAGATATTTAAAGATCACCTGGTGGTAAAAGAAGGGCAGGAAGTGCACTTTGAATTAGGGCGTGCTCTGGTGGCACAATCAGCCTCGCTGATCTCACGTGTGTTGTATGTTAAGAACGGCCAAAAGAAGAACTTCCTGATATTGGACGCTGGTATGACCGAGCTGATCAGGCCAATGTTGTACGAGGCATATCACCATATTCAGAACCTGACCAAGGGTGATAATGATGCTACGGTGATCTACGACGTAGTAGGGCCGATCTGCGAAAGCACCGACCGTTTCCGTACCGATGTAGCACTACCCAGATCGCATCGTGGTGATCTGATCGCCGTGCGCACGGCTGGCGCTTATGGGGAAGTGATGGCATCGGGCTATAACCTGCGCGACAGGGTGCAAAGCGTATATAACGATATTGACTGA
- a CDS encoding GH1 family beta-glucosidase yields the protein MDDQRIGSDLHKDLFGPGFDWGVSTAAFQTEGSWDIDGKDESIWDTFTQKKGKIFGGQHARVACDFYNRYEQDIDLIGQLNIPNFRFSIAWTRVIKNGAGEPNEAGLAYYDHVINYCLEKGITPWVTLYHWDLPQVLEAQGGWTNRHSVQWFSNFVTVCAKRYGDRVKNWMVMNEPAVFTGAGYFLGLHAPGRKGLGNFVPAVHHVTMSIAAGSKILRALVSGANIGNTFSCSHIEPYTDKPRDVAAAKRADVLINRLYIEPLIGMGYPYADLPVLKHIQRYIKPGDEDLLTADLDFIGLQNYTREIVRSSFFTPYVGAKLVEAKSRKVPLTEMGWEVYPQAMYEVIKKFSAYPQIKNIRITENGAAFKDVLENGRVNDEKRTRYLHDNLQQVLKAKNEGCPVNGYFVWTLTDNFEWAEGYRPHFGLIHVNFDTQERIIKDSGHWYKEFLAGN from the coding sequence ATGGATGATCAGCGTATAGGCAGTGATCTGCATAAAGACCTTTTTGGCCCTGGCTTTGATTGGGGCGTATCTACAGCAGCGTTCCAAACCGAAGGCAGCTGGGATATCGATGGTAAGGACGAGTCCATTTGGGATACGTTCACCCAAAAGAAAGGTAAGATATTTGGCGGCCAGCACGCCCGTGTGGCCTGTGATTTTTACAACCGCTATGAGCAGGATATCGATTTGATCGGTCAGCTCAATATTCCTAATTTTCGGTTTTCTATCGCGTGGACACGTGTGATCAAGAATGGCGCTGGCGAGCCTAATGAGGCCGGCCTTGCTTATTACGACCACGTGATCAACTATTGCCTTGAAAAAGGCATCACCCCCTGGGTAACGCTTTACCATTGGGACCTGCCGCAGGTGCTCGAAGCGCAAGGCGGGTGGACCAACCGTCACAGTGTGCAATGGTTCAGTAACTTTGTGACCGTTTGTGCTAAACGTTATGGCGACCGCGTGAAGAACTGGATGGTGATGAACGAGCCTGCAGTATTTACCGGTGCCGGATATTTTTTAGGCTTGCATGCGCCCGGCCGCAAGGGACTGGGCAACTTTGTGCCTGCCGTACACCACGTGACCATGAGCATAGCCGCCGGGTCAAAGATCCTGCGTGCGCTGGTGTCGGGCGCCAACATCGGCAACACGTTCTCCTGCTCACACATAGAGCCATATACAGATAAACCAAGGGACGTGGCTGCCGCCAAGCGTGCCGATGTATTGATCAATCGGCTATACATCGAGCCACTGATCGGTATGGGTTATCCATATGCTGACCTACCGGTACTCAAACACATCCAACGCTATATTAAACCCGGCGACGAGGACCTGCTAACCGCCGACCTGGACTTCATCGGTTTACAGAACTACACGCGCGAGATTGTGCGCTCATCTTTCTTTACACCTTATGTTGGTGCAAAGCTGGTAGAGGCCAAGAGCCGCAAGGTGCCCCTCACCGAGATGGGTTGGGAGGTTTATCCGCAAGCCATGTACGAAGTGATCAAAAAATTTAGTGCCTACCCGCAGATCAAGAATATTCGTATCACTGAAAATGGTGCTGCTTTTAAAGATGTGCTGGAGAATGGACGTGTCAATGATGAAAAGCGTACACGTTACCTTCACGATAATTTGCAACAGGTACTCAAGGCAAAAAATGAAGGCTGCCCGGTGAATGGATACTTTGTATGGACGCTTACCGATAACTTTGAATGGGCCGAAGGCTACCGCCCGCATTTTGGTTTGATACACGTTAATTTCGATACTCAGGAACGCATCATCAAAGATTCCGGGCACTGGTACAAGGAGTTCCTGGCAGGTAACTAA